Part of the Lycium ferocissimum isolate CSIRO_LF1 chromosome 6, AGI_CSIRO_Lferr_CH_V1, whole genome shotgun sequence genome, atgcatatgtatcactataaatagaggcataaGTTTTCATATGGAAACGCACTTGTAATACATCGGAAGAACAATAAAATCTCTCCTCTTTTGTCACtctatttctatggttttcatcCTTTAATATTGTGACTCTTTTAGCTTCATTTTTAGCTTCATTTTATGTTATAAAATGAAGCTAAAAGAGTCACAATATTAAAGGATGAAAACCATAGAAACAGAGTGacaaagagagagagattttaTTGTTCTTCCAAGATGTGTTACAAGTGTATTCCATATGAAAACttatgcctctatttatagtgatacatatacatttaaTATATGAATGGTGGAAGGAGGAACCATTAAAGGTGGAAGATAATGGATGAGCCATTAACATGgtggaagaaaaggaagaacCATTAACACGGTGGAAGCATTAATTTGTGATAcggacatccataatatatttcataacactCCCCTCGGGATGTCCATAGATGATGCATCGTTAAAAACCGGATGTTCATGTCTTAATAGATGGCCTCGAAAAAACCTTACTAAGAAAAAAAAGCCGTGGGAAAAAGCCTAATGAAggaaaagagtacacatatctagtaatacgctgagagttgcctcattaaaaaccttaccaagaAAAACCCAACGGGACAAAACTTgattaaggaaaaaaagagtacaacgcgtatttcACTCCCCCTGACGAAGACTAAGATTCAGATGTCGgagtcttcgcattccaatcttaAATATCATCTTCTCAAGAGTTGAAGTTGGCAAAGATTTGGTGAACAAATCTGCAGGATTGTCACTTGAACGAATTTGTTGCACATCAATATCACCTTTCTTCTGGAGATCATGTGTGAAAAATAACTTGGTGAAATGTGCTTCGTTCTATCTCCTTTTATAAATCCTCCTTTAATTGAGCTATGCATGCACAGCATTATCTTCATATAATACTGTGGGTATTTTTGTATCACATTTCAAGCCACATCTTTCTCTGATGGAATGTATCACTGATCTCAACCACACACATTCTCtacttgcttcatgaatagctattatcTCAGCATATGATTCTGAGAAGTAGCAACAATGGATCGCTTTGTGGATCGCCATGATATAGCAAGATTCTCCGCATGTAAACAGATAGCCTATTTGAGATCGAGCTTTATGTGGATCGATAAATAACCCGCATATGCATAACCAACAAGATCTGTACTACCTTTGTTAGTATAAAATGCACCCATATCGCTAGTTCCCTTCGTATATCGCAATATATGCTTAACTCCGTTCCAATGTCTTCGTGTAGGAGAAGAGCTATATCTTGCTAGCAAATTAACAGAGAACGCTATGTCGTGTCTTGTAGCGTTAGCAAGATACATAAGTGCACCAATTGCACTAATATATGGTACTTCAGTGACCAAGaagctcttcattttcttttcgaGGTCGGAACGGATCTTTACTCACTTCAAGTGAGCGAACAATCATCGGAGTACTTAAAGGATGCGCATTGTCCATGTAAAACCGTTTTAAAACTTTCTCTATATAGGCATTGATGGATAAAGATCCCTTTTGTGAAATGTTCAATTTGCAGACCAAGACAGTAGTTTTGTCTTTCCgagatctttcatctcaaattcttcCTTCAAATATTCAATCGCCTTTTCGAGCTCTTCGGAGTTCCAATGAGatttatgtcatcaacataaacaagaAGTATAATGAACtcgattttgttttcttaataaaaacacatggacaaatggcatcatttatatatccttcatttatcaagtactcacttaaGCGATTATACCACACGCGCCCCGATTGTTTTAAACCATATAACGATCTTTGTAATCCGATTGAATACATCTCTCGAGACTTTCGAGCTAATAGCTTCGTGCATTTTAAATCCTtcagaattttcatataaatttcattATCAAGTGATTCATATAGGCCGtgacaacatctatttctatttagAATAATGTGACATCTTCCGGTGTCCGGACAACAGTCCAATAAGCTTTACGTTTACCAAGATGCatcatttcacttgataataatttctatgttagcatgctttaagaaacgtagaatttagatcctcacaattttatacaatattgcgcgccatattgtatcaaagatatcgtcgacaagatatcattttgtatcggttcgcaattcGACATAACTCAtcgagatctcatcacttcatattttcaaaaatcCGAACCTCTCATAAGGtttatgaagtgttatgtcgtagctcttcaagagcacatcctctttattatgatcatttgctcctcttttttttcaaatattattatatttggaaCCGATTCGTCTACCATGCTTCGTGCACGCCGTAGACTTGTCCTTCCGGACATTAGGAGCATTTTGcgatgaaatatgaaatagttgGTCCAAGCAAATGCTTCCAAagatttgacttgaattatccgaGGATCATACCgatgataattcacaacatatctCTTAGTCgcttattctctcccccttatttTAGTGACATATGTCCCCATTTTCTGGGAAAATCCATCCGCGTGCATCATGGTATATCCATTAATCATGTACCGCACATCAAATGCTAAAAGATGGTAAATATCTAGTTCCCGACCCTCGAACCAAATACGAGGgagaatttatcaaaatttattgaTCTAAAGCATACAAGTTGTTGtgtatgcaatatatcatatctcgcACCAACATCTCAAACtcgttctcataagcaatggtttagtcAGATTATGGAGGCATCTAGTGCCAAACCAAACTTAGATATAAACCAAGATTATCAAGAtgattgtcttgattacatattcTCGAAAATTGTGCTTCCAACTCAATCATTTTGAGCGAGCAACTTCGTAAATGTCAAATCGCCGCTGACAATAAACATACATGTGACCGtctcatagatgcatctatttaagacatcacattaCAGGTGAAGGGGCCCACATTCACCTTAtatatttttcagaattttggGGATTCAGTCCCAACATTAGCTAGTTTAATCAACTTAttatgagaacaagcaacacaaacaaattctcaagaatcttctagttcttcaatatgttTTTAATACTCAATTAGCACATCGATTTAAATCGTGACGATCAAAATGGTCTTGTCAATCGATAAAATTATCCGTACtcgtaaacttcaagtttactaTGACGAGTGCTATTTCTTTTAATAAACTTCTCGGTTTACTATTgcatgaaattatatatcaataaaTTTCTAGTTTATCGTGGTATGTGATCTCATCATGCTCGGGTAAAATTTCACGTGTATTTCTTACCCGTAGTAACTTGAAGATATTTAATATTTCGATCATTTGTAGTCTCAATATGATAACCATTTTTATTGTTAGTAAACTTCGTGTCTACTACGTTGTTCCGATCGTACCAATTACGATCTACGATGAACGGtattatcatatataacatCTTCAAGAtacttcaatttatttatcatGATCGTATATTATTTGGACACCGCTAGTGTCATGATacttgtaaataaataattagctcttCCGGAGCctttgatcattaatttctattaccaaatatttcttaaatactTTCGATACCATGAAAGCAAATTTCGACACACTCGGTGTCACGAAATAAATATTGAATtctaaacttcaatattttaaacaTCTCCTTCAGGGAGATTCATCATTAACATCTGATCATTTTGTATCAAAGAGGCAACCACATAGTTATTAATTCCTTCAGGGGAAAATACAttaattgttatttccttcgagaaatcaataacaactaacCATAATGTATCAATGTGGTTATAGAGAAAGCACTTTACTCGCTTCCTTTTTGCCTTAGAATGAtactttaataaaattatttaagatgTTTCTACATACGACAGTACGTGTTGCTATGTCTTAATTTCATACCacaaaataaaatgtatatTCCTTGTATTTTATCTCTCCAGGAGAGATAAGTTGTTGTATTAGTTCATTCACTTCGAGGAATGAAACCGATTATTTAAATGTGCTTGAAATACGACGTTCATTAATAACTCGTTATTTTGCTCAAACACAAGAAGACATTGCACGTGAGAATATTTCTCGtatattttgataattcttttcgCTTCGtgagtaaagtttaaagttttactacttcgggagtaaagtttAAAGGTTTACTACTTCGAGAGTAAAGCATAAATATTCAgagtaaatttcaaagttttactcaattattctaccattatttattaatgataatttcacaattctactcaCGGGAGTAGAATTAAAAGCCTTACTACAAACTATCACATTCACTTCGTAAAATGGATCTATATTTAtaacatttatcaaaagttttcattcttcgtgaataaaacataattattTGAACGTGCAGGCCTTAAACATATCAAATCGTGATAGCTTATAAcctcttttaagatattgctacttcagaACAAATTTAGGCATATACATATTTAGTCCCAACAATAAACCCATTAAAACTATTACCACTTCGGTGGTTATAGACATAAATAAGTTTAGACACAACGAGGCATAGAAAATATTAGTCACTTCGATGATATGTATTTAAAAGCTCTCATTTAGCCATTAAGGGATATGAgattaacatcataatccctCTAATAACAATATTGTTCTTCGAGAACACATTTGAGGCACAAATAGTCGAGAATTAATCACGTTCCCGGATCAAACGAACCATTTAGATTTCtctttatcacgacccaacaaAATCgtaacatcaataagcaaaagacaattaaaaaaaacttaacGATTTATAACTTGAAGATACCAACCTTTTTTATGTAAAACTCATGGTGCCAATTCAAACATGATTTGTCACCGGAGACTTTCATTAGCTCAGCTTTTAACCAAATAATTAACCAGTCGAtcaaaaataatgaaagtgcTAAATCTTTGAGGATTCCGGAACACTTTGTTTAGATCCAAGATAATCCATATATgaactcatgtttcttacttaaTTTGCTAATCCAAATACCAAAGGCATACCGCTCCTATGGCTACTATGTATAATAAAAGGTACCTATAAACATAAACACAACAAATTGATACTACATTACCGTGAAGACCAATCAACATTCGTAATGAGGATAATTAGAGTTTTCCACTTGAAGatcttttcaaaatatttgaaaaaaatattgaagaGTATTCTTcggataacgtgttataaaatgaagctaaaagagtcacaatattaaaggatgaaaaccatagaaatagaGTGACAAAGAGGAGAGATTTTATTGTTCTTCCATAAAATGAAGCTAAAAGAGTCACAATAttaatggatgaaaaccatagaaatagaATGACAAAAGAGGAGAGATTTTTACTATTCTTCCAAAATGTGTTACAAGTGTATTTCATATGAAAACttatgcctctatttatagtgatACATATGCATTCAATATATGAGACCTTTTATTTTGAGAATTATTAAATTTTAGcatgtttattttcttaatgacaTGATTTGTTGGGACCCATTTAATATAAAAACTGATTATTtataaagaaagggaaaatgtaaaaaaaaacatgcagaTCTCTTTTCACCACTTGTCGTAAAGGATAATTTTGATACTTTCGATTTACATATCAAAATTTTactgtagttttttttttttttcaatttcgtACCTACACAAGCATTTGTACATAAAATGGGACAGAGGTAGTAATAGCAAAATCATGAATGATTTCATCGGAAAACAATGGAAGGTGGTAATTGGACTTGAACAATGAACATGCTTCATCAGagttatcaaaataaaatactcattttgtttcaatttaaatatcttatttttctttttgttttattttaaaaagattttttttttctaaatttaataACTCTCTAATTTCAACGTAGCCTGTTTAAGATCATAACATTTAGTTGAGCAGGTTAATTATATCCCAAATGGAGGTTCTCCGATTCACAACCACTTGCAAGCTTTTTCTGTCAAGCCCGCCTCAGTACGATTTACCTCTCTTGTGTGGTTTGCTCTATTACCTTATGCGTAACCAAAGGACAGAGGTGTATGTAGCATTGTAGTtatgggttcaattgaacccctaactttcaatgcggagcataaatttatgtgtaaaaattattaaaattgcaataaatagtagatatgaactcataactttaaaaatataataggtTCAATACTAACAATCTTAAAATAGAACCCATAGaatttaaatcctagatccgcctctgtcAAAGGGTAGCCATTGCGGGCTTCCTTGTCAAAAAGGattacaaaattcaaaaaatatattgatACACAATAAACATCCTTAATTATGAACGCAAGATTAAAAAATCTCCTGTTTTTCTTTAAACTTTGTGTCTAGTCAACTTAAATAGAAAAAGAGGGAATAATTGTTTTTCCTTAGTAGTACTACGTAAAAAGCATTAGGAAAGAAGACAGGCTCATCTGCTTAAAAGGCAGGCATGTGTGCAGGTATCAGCTGTATTCCAGACGAGAAATATAGGCAAATGGAAAACACAGTTTGCACTTTCAGAAAGACAATGCCCAAATAGAGAAAATTTTGTCTTTGATATCAAGACAAGAAGAAAGTAACCAACACACGGTCCATGGAGAAATAGAAACCATTGGAGTTACAGACAACAGGAACTAGGCATTGACAAATGCACTTAGAAACATTAAAAATTTAGCTAACGTTAATTTTGATCCAACGACATCAGTACAGTGTTAAACTTATCCCAATGATCAATAATAGATAAGATCATGAACAAATCGAATCAGTTAAACAAAAATTGCATCACCCAGAGCAGCTAAAATTTCTGCGTTGTTTACACCCTTTCTGTTACAGAGGAAATTCAATGATTTCatcaaatttccaaattcagGTGGTGCAGTCTACCATTAGTCCATTACCCTAGTTGATCGGTCGCAAATATACCATAGTTTATCACAAAAAATGTACTTCCCATCTGCAGAAAGTAAATCATCTGATGTTTTCTTCAATCTACTGATCATCAGGGACTTTGTATAAGTCAGGTGTAATTTCCGTCAACCATAACCCCGGAAATAACGTCTGCAAAATAGACCAATCAAACATTAAATTCAAAATTACACCATCAGAATTATCATCAGcaaccgagaaaaaaaaaatattaaaaaaagtccgtctcaattccaaactagtttTGATCGACAATTTGAATCTCTATTGATCGACAATTTGAATCTctattatctttttattttttataatcatGCTATTTGGGCCAGTTCACGGATACCTGTCGCCACCGGCATCAGGTAACAAGTAATTCTGTCCGAGGCTAGAATAGATGGAATCTCGATATCTATTAAGCTCCAGTTCGATCCATTCATTTAGAGATTAAAGTAAATCAAAGAAAAACTAAACTTACATCCAAATTCTTTTGAACCAATTTAGCTCGTTTCTTGGGTCTACGAGGTGGTCTATGTCCAACCATCGCCATGAAATCCTCCTCAATCTCTCTCCTCGAAAGGGGAACCGAATACTTCACCCTTTCTCTCTTCTCGCCACTACAAGAAGCCGCTCCACCAGCAAAATCACTTCGAAATCTTGAAGacttattattgttattattattctcCATCCTTATTGGCACCAAACCATTGCTTCTATTAACATCAATTTTCGACCCGTTAGGCTCATTACAAGCCGCACGTCGAGTTCTCAAGTTCCAAGCTTTTTCCGATGCATTTTCCGGCGCCGGAGATTCTAAACCTTCTTTCAAAATCGTGTTTTTCATTTTATCAGTTTCTGTTTGTAGATCAAACATTAGTTTCTCTCTCACAGCTTCGATTCCCTCACCGTTTATTGATCTGAATTTTTG contains:
- the LOC132060854 gene encoding uncharacterized protein LOC132060854; this translates as MAMGPERSKPLHNFTLPCGLKWGNQKYLRCVKVDTDVGEMSSVHRRSELIQRRRQPEQKFRSINGEGIEAVREKLMFDLQTETDKMKNTILKEGLESPAPENASEKAWNLRTRRAACNEPNGSKIDVNRSNGLVPIRMENNNNNNKSSRFRSDFAGGAASCSGEKRERVKYSVPLSRREIEEDFMAMVGHRPPRRPKKRAKLVQKNLDTLFPGLWLTEITPDLYKVPDDQ